A genomic window from Gossypium hirsutum isolate 1008001.06 chromosome D12, Gossypium_hirsutum_v2.1, whole genome shotgun sequence includes:
- the LOC107946911 gene encoding zinc finger protein ZAT1, whose amino-acid sequence MEKQKCKLCARTFSNGRALGGHMKGHLATHPLPRKTAQHHQLGGRTDSASSSSYSSGEEQEEKTKVLEDKCFVYGLRENPMKSFRYADPDFSFAVIDSGSVVLDTESETESRNPTRRRSKRCPKACSNTKTTDGIKKQKLLRKPSLVESPTEPEPVSSVSDTSPEEHIAVCLMMLSRDVWKSKNVEQNSEGNKKVRKSSKKKIHGKHRCELCKKTFRSFYTLDEHKRVCSETKKASKVATTAAGNNSKIFECPLCYRVFGSGQALGGHKRSHLLAATPNSGKFYNNLIDLNLPAPLEDDEFSVVSDA is encoded by the coding sequence ATGGAGAAGCAGAAATGCAAGCTCTGTGCTCGAACATTCTCTAATGGCAGAGCTTTAGGAGGTCACATGAAAGGTCACTTAGCCACTCATCCACTGCCTCGAAAAACGGCTCAGCATCACCAACTCGGTGGCCGTACCGACTCAGCTTCCTCATCATCGTATTCATCAGGTGAAGAGCAAGAAGAGAAAACCAAAGTGCTCGAAGATAAATGTTTTGTTTACGGGTTAAGAGAGAATCCCATGAAGAGTTTCAGGTACGCAGATCCCGATTTCTCATTTGCAGTAATAGATTCTGGGTCCGTTGTTCTAGACACAGAAAGTGAGACCGAGTCGAGAAACCCAACTCGGCGACGATCTAAGAGATGCCCAAAAGCGTGTTCTAATACAAAAACAACAGATGGAATCAAGAAACAGAAGTTGTTGAGGAAACCCAGTTTGGTCGAGTCACCGACTGAGCCAGAACCAGTGAGTTCAGTTTCCGATACTTCACCTGAAGAACATATTGCTGTGTGTCTTATGATGCTGTCAAGAGATGTTTGGAAAAGCAAAAATGTGGAACAAAACTCAGAAGGGAACAAGAAGGTTCGTAAGTCTAGCAAGAAAAAGATTCATGGGAAGCATCGATGTGAGCTATGTAAGAAAACATTTCGATCTTTTTACACATTGGATGAACATAAAAGGGTTTGCTCTGAAACTAAAAAAGCAAGCAAAGTCGCAACCACTGCTGCTGGTAATAACAGCAAGATATTTGAGTGTCCATTGTGTTACAGAGTGTTCGGTTCGGGACAAGCACTCGGTGGTCACAAGAGATCCCATTTGCTTGCTGCTACTCCAAATTCAGgcaaattttacaacaatttgATAGATCTAAACTTGCCAGCTCCATTGGAAGATGATGAGTTTAGTGTGGTTTCTGATGCTTAA